The Verrucomicrobiota bacterium nucleotide sequence AGCTTGGCCATCTTCCTAGCTTTCTCGATGACCGCCTCGCCGTCTTTGTGAAAATCGACAGCCAATAAGATGTTCTGGTATGTATTTGCCATAGTCGTATTTTATTTTTGTTTCTGAGTGCTAAATGTAGCCTATAATTAAAACCTCTGTAGTCAAGCGACCCCCCTGAATTGATCCAGAAATAGTTTAACAGCAAACCCTCGCTACCAGGTCATGCATACTTCAGGTCTTATCGACCCCTGAGGCGACGCGCAGAACAGGTTTATATCTCTTCCTGGCCGTCTGGCGCCGAGCAGGAAATTCCTGGCAACTAACCAGCCTTCAGTCCGATCTTCCACCACCCGTCAAATAAGGGAAATCGGATAGATCTTTTCTGAACCTGTTTAGCCACCGGTGGATAGGTTGACCGCTATGAAAACACTTAACCACTCGGTCCGTTCTCTTGGCACTCCTCCCCCTTTTCTCTATCAGGGCGAAAGCGGTGAGTGAGCCCTTTGAGAAAATTACGCAGAAATTGATCACCACACTCCACAAAATGCTTATGGGTGGGTGTACGAAAGAGGGCGCTTATTTCGCCTTTTGATATTTTGAACCCCACACTTCTCATTGTAACCATCATATCGGTATCTCTCATTTCAAATGCGATACGCAATTTCCGAAGGACCATATTATTGTTGATCGTAGCCGTTGAGAATTTTCCAGCGGAACCATCGCTTGGTCCGCGACGTTCCAAAATCAGTCCATCTAAAAACGCGTGAAGGATTTCTGCAGGGCACTCGATAAATCCTTCATCCCCTTCGTTTTTGAGAATACCAACCACATCGAGAACCGACAATTCAACACCACCTCCTTTGATCATCTCGACCACTTCTCTGTTTTTAATTT carries:
- a CDS encoding DUF1456 family protein, producing MTNNEVMKSVRYTLEIKNREVVEMIKGGGVELSVLDVVGILKNEGDEGFIECPAEILHAFLDGLILERRGPSDGSAGKFSTATINNNMVLRKLRIAFEMRDTDMMVTMRSVGFKISKGEISALFRTPTHKHFVECGDQFLRNFLKGLTHRFRPDREKGEECQENGPSG